The genomic DNA CTACCGGAGCGGATGGACCTCGCAGCGCTCGACCGGCTCTCGCGGGAGTGGGGTGTGGAGGTCAAGTCGCTGGTACGGCGCATGTCGGAGCTGCGGGTCGTCTCAGACGCGACCGTTCGACGCGCGTACGTGAAGCTGGCCAGCACGAAGGACCTGCGACCAACCGAGGCGGTGCATGCGTACGCCGGGGAGCGGCCCCAGATGCTGACAGAGGCGGTCCGGGTTGCGGAGTCGGTGGGACACGGCCGGGTCGCGCTGGCACACCAGCTGCGCTGGCCTGCCCGGCGCATCGACGACCTCCTCGGCGAGGGTGACCCCCGGCCGGCGCTGAGCCTCGCCCCGGAGCCCGACACGACCCGATCGTCCAGCACCGGGCCTTAACTTAGGACTTGGCCGGCGAGGCCCCTGAATCTATTGCTGCCGGCTCCCGAGAACAGCCAGGGGTTGAACTCGACGACGCTGAGGACGTTGGGGTCGTCTCGCAGCCGAGCCGCCGTGAGGTTCATCAGAGATGTCTTGCCGCTGCCCCACGGGCCGGTGATGGCGACCACGGCACCTTGTCGGGCGTCGAGTGCAGCGACTTCGGCTGCGAGGACCTCGGCAAGCGTTTCGCGGCCAAGAAGGTCGTCTTCGGTCTGGGCGATCGGATCGTCACCGAACGGCAGTCTCACTGGCGGTTCCTCTCGCCTTCTGCGTGCTCGTCGGTGTCGAGCGCCGACTCCTTGATGCGGAAGATCGGTGATGCTTCGACGCCAGCGCGGATGATCGGGTTGTCGTCGGTCTGCTGTTTCGACAAGGCCCAGCCAAGGTTCGCGTCCGCTGTACCCATGGTGATGTTGGCGGCCAGGAACGTGGCTGTCTCCTTGCCGAGACGGACGATCGTCTCGAGCTCCTCAACCGAGACCGCACGAGTCGGGAGACGCTTGGACTTCGTGTACCAAGGCTGGTGCAGCGGCGAGCCGGCGAGGTAGAAGTCCTCGAGGGTGACCACGATGCCGACGATCGGCCGGTCGGCGGGGATGTGCTGGAACTCGGGCCGCCGGGACATGATGAGGTCGTAGGTGCGGTCGAGCTGCTTGTGCGCCTTGTCGAACGCCTTCTGCATGGCGGCTGCTGCGCCTGCCGCGCCGGACCGGAACGGCTGGGTGGGTCGGGCGAGCTTGGCCTCGACCAGGAGCACGAGGTCGGGGAAGACGAGGACCCAGTCGATCGACTTGTCGTTGCCGGGTCCGTACTGGATTTCCGGGTGCAGGGTTGCGCCGGGCACGAGCGCGAGGTGGCGACCGA from Microlunatus sagamiharensis includes the following:
- a CDS encoding P-loop NTPase fold protein, with the protein product MRLPFGDDPIAQTEDDLLGRETLAEVLAAEVAALDARQGAVVAITGPWGSGKTSLMNLTAARLRDDPNVLSVVEFNPWLFSGAGSNRFRGLAGQVLS